The DNA segment agttggtaagctttgcaagtccatgacaaactttgcttacaatacgtaagttcatgatatagttggattcgaacaagtcaatttgatgggttcggaaatccaTAGGATATGTGAagagagaatcatgggtttccaattctgagggatcagatAGGATTGTATCTgcattgctcttgtaattttaattttctaatcctctttttgttatttaggctagggagcatcgcgtgttctttttggatctcgagttatgaatatcgagtatccaaagagtaggatattattttaatgctcccagcttgggatggtttaTGTCTCTATgagacaggataatttttaggtactcatgtacttttgggtgcctcaaaaattgatctacatcgtttattatgttgcatagagtttatcatggttactttaggaacccaaattaatttgttcggactaattttcttgaatggacaataatgcgttttgtgtccatgtttgcaacaaaagttacatttgctttggagtcgaacatgtaggatgtggccttttatgaaggtggttggattttggtgacgatttctcacaaatctgattccacttcttttgggaacgtgacccttatttgtaaggatcatgttcaaagacttgctaccaacctcgaatttcttcaaggtgtccttaagtagcaagttttccttttggatagtttctagatcatggcattttatacaagaacctaaactatcaagttatttagtttttaacttatctaaatttcaagtaagactatcatgctccttttttagcaatttgtattttctactaataatcttgcattcatcaaataagtcatggaaggcatttaataaatcattaaatgataaatctgcatcaattaaatttgttacctcctctccgatggccatttaggcgtaatgagcaatttgctcggtgttggactcctcttcttcggatgcgctcgagtcatcccacgttgctttgagcccttcttctttgatgttctcttcttggcttggggacaaacacttttgtagtgtcccagctttttgcattcgtagcaaataacttggtcctttttaggttcaagtttattttttgtgtcatttttaaacttgtttctcttaatgaatttttttaatttccttgttagaagtgcgaaGTCATCGgcacagttctcatcacttgagttttctctcaagtggtcatctgaagttctaagtgtcatatcctttctgttctttggaaggatgtcttctgctCTGCATGAGCGTTGCAtgccatttcatacgtcattaatgacccgattagttcttcaagagggaagttgtttaaatctttagccatttgaatagcagtgactttagggtcccaactcttaggaagggatcttagaatcttatttactagctcaaaatccgaaaaacttttgccgagtccttttagaccattgacgatattcgtgaaatgggtgtacatgtcgccaattgtctcgctcggtttcattcgaaaaagttcgaaaaagtgtatcaaaagattgatttttgactctttcactctacttgtgccttcgtgagtcacttcgagtgtataccaaatatcaaacgcggtttcacaaaccgaaacacgatttaactcatttttatcaagcgcacaaaataaggcattcactgtctttgcattaagagcgaaagtcttcttctccaattcattccaatcgatcatcggaatagaagacttcgaaaatccattttcgacaagattccaaagttcaaaatccattgaaataaggcagatcctcatttgggtcttccaataggtgtagtccgtcccattgaacatgggtggacgtgtaatagaatgaccctcttggtttccggcgtatgccatctctcttgggttttaatccgtttgagagtgaaccctgctctgataccaattgttaggatcaagagcactaagagaggggggggggggtgtgaattagtgcagtagaaaactttcgatgattaaaactgcgttcgtacgatacgagcgatttcggtagaaaatctgattcgtaaatcactttaacttgtgatcaagcaagatgcagttaaagcaagtctatgaaggcagtttgcagttgtgatggaaattagtatgtaagcataaactaaaatataatgtttgtacgataaaactgatttacgtctaaatgtcgattcggaaaatactaaactttgaaacacgatcgtaaaagcaaacaaggtagtaagctatttagaaggtttgcagtaaagataatatgctcaaagtaaatgcaaaccgagatttagagtggttcggtcaatcttgacctacatccacttctggcttcctccaccaatgaagtcaccgacgtccactataggccttccttcaataggcgaaggccaaccactcttttacagtttcactctttttgacgggcttaggagacaacccttacggaaatttctctcctctattgaaagatcagaacttggaagaaaagagggaggagaacttctaactcatacaacacttttgagctctaaaaatcacagagtaagattaggattttggtggtttttgggtgccctttcattgctgaaagggtggggtatttataggccccaacccagtttgaattctgagctcaaaagtgtcaattcccagaatttcggggtctagcggttgcactgcctgacagagctcgaagactgagcctctgggcggtgccacctcttgtcatgggcggttgcaccttctaccagagctcggagaccgagcttaggcggtgccacagcttgactagggcggttgcaccgcccagtcatagctcagagaccgagctcaggcggttgcacctctgtcaaaggcggttgcaccgcccagccagagctcgaacactgagccctgggcggtgccaccgccgacctagtgctagtcataggtgaccagcaagccaatcacgtgagtgatgacacgtgtgacttgatacagaatctgtttgcttattatattttggcgtatatcacttcatatatatatatatatatatatatatattgtgatgtccttagatttgtgcaatgggaatcggatcgtgatgagatcacgataatgagatcgattcacctttaaacacatattctaaataatcccggtcataggttactcgagagggatattgtgataaccggatagactggtgtgctatatacccgtccatatgatggatgtagctagtctcatagctgctcatgtagggacactggggatacagtacatgtgctcattggagaatgagttcactgattgatccgcttacggaatgctggatggttgatgatgccttattgtcagacagcgattctgtagtcctaatggtgtatctggtccttagacttgagacaccaaggatgtcctgcatgagtgctccactctttgataccagacttataggtttggctgtcccatatctagtacaactggtcattgggagtggtagtcgaccttacgagggctattgagtgtcgatagaggatcatccactctcggcgtcatgagaggaatatcccatgtgttcttgctcagacaaatccctggccagggtcattcgggttgagagagaaagagttctccgggagaatccgattagagtgagactcgagtagaaaccttatgggtctgacaacaccatgctcgatatacggtctcagggatattagatggatgagggattataggtacacggtaattgaggacagacaggtccaatggattggattcccctatatcgtttggggactacagtgtagtggcctagtacttccgtagtcgatgagtcaagtgaattattgcagagataataattcactcagttagaaggagttctgacaggtatgactcacgaccagctcgatattgggcatagagggtcacacacatatggtaggcattgcgatgagtagaggttcggatatgagatatctgacggagcccttgtcttattggatgcagatccaatacccaccaggggaggacccattagggtttgacaggggacctctataaataggagggattcaaagcctcataggcaagagcctttgcttgcctttcctattctcctctccctctccacctcagagcaggcctggagttttaaggagcgtcgtcgcaaccctgctgtgtggatcaccgctagagaggaggacgcttgacctccttcaccctctcctaaggatctgcaagcaaacagggatatacgatatccctaggtaacacaatctactctatacgcagttttgagtttcgtggattttgcgcaccaatcttcgcacgacgacaaacatctttttgggaatcggggattttatttttcttgttcttccgctgcgcatgtgatgtcgcccccaagatttcccaacacctaggcggtgccacctctggccaagtaatctaggtccgaatgggctgttccatttagcccaatttgggtttatcaatggcccaattgccctaagattaagttaatgggatcacctcccatttctaacttaatcatcatgctaactacgaatttcttaaggcatttactacaacttgctccggtgcgtcaatcgcttcttccggcgagcttccggcgaacatccgacgaaccttcgacgatgctccggcggacttccggcaaactcctgaacttgcgacgatccacttggcgagttccgacaagcttctttggcaagctcatggacttctcggatttattcttgcagaacctccgacgaccgttcggacttccatcgaactctcgaactcccaacgtgatcatagtcttaactccggcgtaacttctgctgcatgtcttactttcatcgtagttaatcctgcatacttatctcaacatatggattagataacaaatgacaattgacgtcttcatcaaaatccgagattcaacaggtttcatatgaaaaagttcaaaataatacattaaaagattgatcatcgaatcttttactctacttgtgcctttgtgtatgacttctaatgtgtgccaaatctcgaaagtcgtttcacaagtagaaacccgattaaactcgtttttgtctaaggcacaaaataagacattcatagcctttacatttagagaaaacgtcttcttctctaaatcattccaataatttatcagaagagaagacatttgaaaatcattttcaataatattccataaatttaaatccaacgaaagcaagaaaactctcattcaagtttttcaataagtgtagtccatcccattgaaaaagggaggacgaatgagagaatgaccctcttgaaagccgaaaagagccatttctctttggtattaaaccaactgagaaataatgagcctttgataccaattgttaggatcaagaattggcactaagagggagggcgaattagtgcaacggtaaaaattacatcttcaaaaaaccttcgtacgataaaagctgatTTCAATGtagaaaatcgattttggaaacttaactttgaaatatgttcataaatgaattgaaggcagtaagcaattgaagaggtttgcagttaaagtaaattgctcaagacataaacgcaaaccagattttagagtggttcagtcaacgtgacctacatccactttcggcttcctcctccgacgaggtcattggcatccactagaggcctttcttcaataggcgaaggccaatcaccttttagacccctcttctccttttattgggtttaggagataacccttacaagcacttactctcctctctaaacagaaatttaagtttaagctagaggagggaatatacTTATGATTGTAGtggcattttctctcttttaatctctatgtacttgtgtactttaaccagggatgagaggggtatttataggtttcaagttgattcaaacttggagcctaaaactttcccatctcgggttccccgagcacgagcggtaccatcgcctacactgggtggtaccaccgcccagtgttagtcgaCACTGACattgtcctgggcggtaccaccacccaggtttggtggtaccatcgcttggggtgCAGtgttgggcggtatcaccgcccagactggcggtaccaccgcctagcaccatACCAGTGGTGGTACAacagcccagactagcggtaccacctcctaacacagtctcgaagattgtgccatgacgacgagacttcttggggcactatttgggcctcttattgggcccaacatagtttttACATAGACCTAGctcgcccctaattgggttggcccaaatccaagcccaattatatgctaactatgaaatcctaagatatttgctaagctaaacaagtccctatgtctattcttatagccaacttctggcgatcttccagcgaacttccaacgatctctaagcaaagttccggcggactcctggcagctcctagacttcacgacgatctttttggcgagttctgatgagcttctttggcaagctatgagacttcttggctagttccgccagaacttccgacgaacgtccggacttccgacgaactctcaaacttgcaacgaaatcgcgtccttgactccgggacttcattttgcttcatgccttgctatcgtagttaatcatgtatatataaaacatacttcgatctagacaattaatactaagtattaatcaaattgtccggtatgtcattagtccctcgacgcttcgtttgattcttcgacgcatcgttctctcttgcggcctattgcccaatcggccagttgactccgcaactctgatatccttggcgcaatatccactcttcttggcccgatgcccgaatctatggcctgaagccttctgtggatatgtcgaccgatctactGGTCcggcatctaatcttctgacatgttttcctccgtcacaacatgattcttcttgctttaattatctcatcttgatcgaagtatcctgcgtcactcaaagcgCATATTAAAACAAAAACATTTATCGATTAGTTTCATCGTCAAAGatttaacaatatatatatatatatatatatatatcccttgaAAGTTGATGATTTTTGTATTACGTAAATACCACCGTAatgatatcaaaactccaaataatataaatatcgttaaaaataatgaatatatttcTACAAAATAGTTATTATAATGTTAATGTAATTTTTCGATAAAAACCGACCAAACTATTTCGAAGGCTGGGTTTTGCAATCCATGGCCAGCAGTACttgcttgctctctctctctctctccgcccctGTGATGAGAGTATACTTTCAACAGGGTAAGTTCCTCGTCTCCTGCTGCCTCCTGTGTTGTGTTCCCCCACCCTTTCTTCTCTGATGACCTTCTCTTCATCTTCTATACGATGGatgcatcacaatcattttgaGCGAGTTTGgtcctttcttctttcttctggtACAAACCAGCCTGTTTAATTAACTAATACTCGATCATATTCGTCtaaattttctttctttgtatCGGCGTTAATTGTCCATACGGGGCCTCTCGTGTGAAATCAGCTTCTTCTCTGaccaattatttaattatttacttGATCATATTCGTATTTCCATGACGGGCTTGTATTTAGTATTACTATATATGTATGGTTAAGGGCTTTCCATATCAACCCCATTATTCGATGTCAGAAAGATACGATTAATGGAATAGGCTACTTATAAGGTCGAATCGAATCGAATTGAATGATCGATAGTTTTGGAAAGAATAATGGAATATACTCGGTAATACATATGGCAAATCTTACATGTGGTTCGTTCCCCCTTATTTATATACGTATAATTTTGGTAGGAAAAATAATAGAATAAAATCGACATATATGTGGCAAGTACTACAGCTACTGACCCGCGTCTTGTTCTCCATTATATACACCATATCTTGGAGGGGACGAGGACTCAGAGGCCACCACGCCGCACCAGAGCAGAGCAGAGCACAACAGAAGGAGATGAAGGCATCGACGTTTctctcgctcctcctcctcctctgcttctCCTTCCAAATCATCTCGTCGGCTGTGGTGGATGATATTTGTAGCTTCGTCGGAGATTCCTACGTCGACAAGGAATTCTGCCTCAAGACTCTCTCGTCCGACCCCAGGAGCAAGACGGCCGACGCCGACGGCCTGGCCGTCATCTCAGTGGAAATCGCCGTCGCCAAGGCCGCGGAAGTCAAAACACGCATCGAGGCGCAGCTGAAGGGGGCGGCCGATGCTTACGAGAAGGACCGAGCCCAAGCCGCTCTGCAAATCTTCTCCAACGTCGTCTCCACCTTCGAGTGGTCGGTGAAGTCGTTGAAGTCCAAGTTCCGCTCCGGTCCCCTGTCGTTGCTGACCGTCGGCCAGGACGTTGTGGTCACTATTGATCAATTGGTCGATATGGGTAAACTGGGCAACGACTTCCACCTGCTTGGATCTCTTGCCGCCGCCATTGTTCGCCATCTGCATTAAGCTGCTGCTTTCTCGTCCGCTCAAGTTCCCGCTGTGCTGCGAATAAACACTCGTCCTGATGTGCTAGTAATTGCTCTGCCTCGGTGCTCGGTGTTATGGTTACAGTATAATGTGAATCATAACTAGAAGCCTTGATGGACGTGGTATGatagtaataaaaaataaatatatatctgATAATTCCCTTTTATCATGCAGACTACCATACGTTGTTGCTTAGATTGATTGCACACTATCAGGCTCCAAAGGAAGATATATCCATCGTGAGATGCAAATCACAAATTAACAGATGAATAGGCAGGCTATCGGAAACAAGTTTGGAGGTCATACAATAGTCAAATCTAATTAGAAAAGCTTAACAAGATGAGACCCCTTGTTTTGCTTTACAGTTTTTTGTTTCTTCCATCGTATATGTGGGAAACATAGTCGTTAAGCCCCTTTATTTTTCCTTCCTCTCAAATAAAGCTTTGGTTCAAGTCGAGTGATTTGGTATAGCGGCCACATAAAGTTAAACTAGTCCCAACCGATTCAAGTCGGTCTGAATCAACTCGTTTGTTTCTGATGCATATCGATCCATCTGTGGCAAGGATGAATCGATGGCCACTAATCGAATAACCCCGACCTATCTTAACATGTCTAATGATcaattctattctattctatacATGTGCTATTTAAGATTTCCCTCCCACTGGATATTCCGGTAAGAAAGTAAAAAGCTCCTGATGATAATACATCTTCGTCATACATGTGCTATTTAGAATATTTCGATAAGAAGAAATAACCTATTTTTAATTGAGTTAAGATTCATTTTAGttattcatgtctaaaataatttttatatttttaaaaatataacatataggtTCATCATGTCAAGTCTAAGTTAACAAACATTAGAGTCTATTTacgatatttttaaaaatataacatatagatCCATcatgtcaagtctgagttaacaaataTTAAAGTCTATTTACGTGACATAttgacttataataaattattaatataatgatatatgtaattTAGGATTAAGGTCTATTTTAGCCTATGCGATTTTGGCTATAAACTTTTAAGCCCTTATAgtttactcgtatctaaaataacccatatattttttaaaaacgtAATATATAAGCTTCTCATTAAGTTTgagttaataaatattattattttcttatgtGATTTGTTGACTCGTAatgaactattaatataataacgtataatttaagttttaaaaaaaaactgAGACATTCATCAATGGCGGGAGGAGGCATCATCGTGGAAGTGACCACTAGCAACAACATTGAATTTCTGTTACTTAGCAAGGCATCGTATGCATGCAGCTTCTCCCACGTTGACTACGAACTTAGGAGCATCCGTGCATAGCACCATGACATTGCTAGTCGCCGTGCATGGCACCTCCTCCAATCTCGATGAGTACTACCATACCTCATAAGTCACCTCCCTTACGAAGCATGACATCATAAAAACAAAGAGCAAACGAAAGGAGTGACTGAGCTGGTCCATGTAGCCCTCCCACACCTGCTTGCTCTCCTCGATCAGCTTGTCGAGATAGAGGAAGCGATGAAGGCCATAGTGGCGTATGAAGATAGAGAGACAGAGGTAAGAGAGGTCGGAGGTGAAAGTGAGGGAGAGTTAGACCATCACATCGTAGGTGCGATGGGTGGGGGCACAAGAGGGGACGAAGTAGGAGATAATAGTAACAAAGACGCTAAGGAGGAGGAAAAGGGACTAAAAGACCATTGCATTCTTAGTATCGaattagtcgatgcacatccacctaAGGCAGGATTGGAAGCTCCTGAGCTTGATGCATCCTTCTCAAGGTAGGCATCAAAATATGCCCGATGTGCCCTTCATGAGCGAAGCATCAATATAGACTCAATGCGTCCTATTCAGGTTAAGCATCAAAGCATGCTCGATGCACCTTGCTCGAGTAAAGTATCAAAGGTTGCTCGTGCTGGTTATAGATACTttgcaagctaatcacatgagtgataacacgtgGGACACAATACGTATTTTTTTTACttgttattatttattaatatttttttactttatgttatttgttttatatattatgatatccatggatctatatAATGGGAATTGAATCGTGATGAGGTCATGATAATTAGATTGATTTATCTTTAAAAACAAAACCCAAATAATcacaatcataggttacttgagagggacatcaagataacgggACAGATTGGtatattgtatacccgtccatataatggaggtggctagtctcatagctacttgcgTTGAGACACTAGGGAAATAGTGCAAGTGCTTATTGAAGAatgatttcattaattgatttactcacggaatgctggatggttggtgACACCTCATTAACAAATAGTGATTCTATCGTCTAAGTTgtttatctggtccttagacttgaaatatCAAGAATATTctttataagtactccactctttgatactgaacttataggtcggaaagtttcaaatctagcacaatcagtcatcgaaagtgatagccaaccttacgagggcaattgagtgttgatagaggattatccactctcggtgtcataagaggaatatcatatgtgttcttgctcaagcaaatctctagctagggtcattcagattgagagaaaaagagttctctaggagaatccgattagagcgagactcaagtatattctatatgacaccgagagtgaatcggaaagtttcaaatctagcacaatcagtcatcgaaagtgatagccaaccttacgagggcaattgagtgttgatagaggattatccactctcggtatcataagaggaatatcctatgtgttcttgctcaagcaaatctctagctaaggtcattcagattgagagaaaaagagttttctaggagaatccgattagagcgagactcaagtatattctatatgggcctgacaacactaTACATGGTATatgatctctaagatattagatggatgagagactatatatatatatatatatatatatatatatatatatatatatatatatatatatatatatatatatatatatatgtgtggtaATTAAGGATACTTTGCGTGAGAGGCACCATGAGGACAAGCAAGCTAGGAAGAATGTGTAGcatacaaaggttgggatgactgagtttgagctacgacttaatgttggcaaccatacttgatagtGCTCATGGCAAGCGAGACACTTGATAAAGGATGAGTCTatttaaggtggaatgagttgtttaaCGACTGAAATAGTTatgtaaagctcacagaggtgagggaaattgctaactcaaagaattcaatactcatacaaaggcttgtatgcgaacgatagaATGTTTATGGCCATCCTAAGGTGACCGAAACTTagcgctatggagcattgaaactttctctttagtATGtaaaggatatgtccgtaggaggctgaaatgtgcagcaaattcagcatgttgctaagctttgaggggtgcagcggggataagtcccgactctccaaagggagaaccatATTCAACGGataacacatgttgaggaggagtatctgaaaataacttcacaaagctcaacggactgAGCAAACGATGAGGAGTAATCGCAtaatctcgcttgagataatgcattggggaatgcattgcgagatcaagtgggagagcaatccaaggcaacacaaacaaaggcacacttagagtcgatatagagatcataCTCAATGAAGTGCTGACCCGTTGAATGGTGGGTGTGAgggctaccatcaactcaatgcataacgaggagcggagcaacttaggtATAACTTGGTGAAATACCCAAG comes from the Musa acuminata AAA Group cultivar baxijiao chromosome BXJ2-8, Cavendish_Baxijiao_AAA, whole genome shotgun sequence genome and includes:
- the LOC103994623 gene encoding putative invertase inhibitor, which encodes MKASTFLSLLLLLCFSFQIISSAVVDDICSFVGDSYVDKEFCLKTLSSDPRSKTADADGLAVISVEIAVAKAAEVKTRIEAQLKGAADAYEKDRAQAALQIFSNVVSTFEWSVKSLKSKFRSGPLSLLTVGQDVVVTIDQLVDMGKLGNDFHLLGSLAAAIVRHLH